The region GGCGTGATGCACCACGCGGTCACGGAATGGGGCCACGCAGATCATTCTTTCCTTGGGATCGTGGATGGTAAAGTAACGATAAAGGCCAGGGGCATAGCTCCCGGAAAGCAACTCTTCCCGGAGCTTCAGCAACTCCCGTTCCGCGTGGAATACAAAACAAGCCGTACCCGCGGCATTGCGACTACCCCGGGCGGCTCGTCTATACGCCGCGTACAGGTTGCTAAAAGATGCCATCCGGTTAAACAGGTCCGGCATCTAATCCACCCTTGGTCGCTTTGCGCCAGCCGCCGAGCATCTGCCCGGCGCGGTTGATCTCACCGCTGATGTACTCGTACTGACGCATGGAGATGTACTTTCTGTCCATGGACAATCGCATATATACGCGCAGGATTTCCATATATGCGTCCACGTCACGCAATATATGCGAGCGCGCCCGCGTGTGGATGGCGGTTACGATCCCCTCCATCACCTGCAGCGCCAGGCGCGCGATGCGGTCGGACAC is a window of Candidatus Aminicenantes bacterium DNA encoding:
- the avd gene encoding diversity-generating retroelement protein Avd, with amino-acid sequence MNEQFPLFVLWYAVLDWILDRVEQYPRSVRFTVSDRIARLALQVMEGIVTAIHTRARSHILRDVDAYMEILRVYMRLSMDRKYISMRQYEYISGEINRAGQMLGGWRKATKGGLDAGPV